The DNA sequence GAGCACATCCGCGGGGCGCGCGAGGCCTTGGGCCTCGACATCGATCCGCGGCTCGAGATCCTCCACGTTGCGCAGGTTCTGGCGGGGGAGGAGATCCGCGAGGAGATCAAGGCCCGCCTCTCACATCCCCTCAAGGGTCTCAGGGTGGCCTGCTACTACGGCTGCTTGTTGACGCGCCCGCGGGGCGCGGGGGCGGTAGACGATGTGGAAGCGCCGCGCATTCTGGAGGATCTCGTCGAACTGGTCGGGGCCGAGGCGGTCGATTGGCCGCTACGCCTCGACTGTTGCGGAGCATCGATGGCGATGCCCCGGCCCGATCTTGTCCGGGAGCTCTCCGGGAAGATCCTCATGATGGCGCACGAGCGGGGGGCGAAGGTCCTCATGGTCGCCTGTCCCCTCTGCCACTCGAATCTCGACTTCCAGCAGGAGGCGATCCTGCGCGAGTTGGGCCAGTCGTTCCGGATCCCCGTGCTCTACCTGACACAGCTCGTCGGGCTAGCGCTGGGGATCGATCCGGGCCGTCTGGGGCTGGGGCGTCACTTCGTGCCTGTTCCCGTGCGGGAGCTGGTGCCGGCGGAGGGTGCAAGCTGTGTCTAGGATCGGCGTCTTCGT is a window from the Candidatus Eisenbacteria bacterium genome containing:
- a CDS encoding heterodisulfide reductase subunit B, whose protein sequence is MSAYAYFPGCSLHATAREYDESIRAVADALKIGLNEIEDWCCCGATPAHALDPRSAQILGLWNLAHASKGQAGPVLTGCASCFSRLRAVKNEIQEREEHIRGAREALGLDIDPRLEILHVAQVLAGEEIREEIKARLSHPLKGLRVACYYGCLLTRPRGAGAVDDVEAPRILEDLVELVGAEAVDWPLRLDCCGASMAMPRPDLVRELSGKILMMAHERGAKVLMVACPLCHSNLDFQQEAILRELGQSFRIPVLYLTQLVGLALGIDPGRLGLGRHFVPVPVRELVPAEGASCV